One part of the Pieris napi chromosome 4, ilPieNapi1.2, whole genome shotgun sequence genome encodes these proteins:
- the LOC125049060 gene encoding collagen alpha-3(IX) chain-like isoform X8 encodes MGSVWFQVLTLVIIQGAFQELKLFGSPSQAEVQCVNTFEDIGKGGEGDEIYIDNSLVDQEEGDVEGSGRYGTIPPFPPPPPGLNGYAPILRGEKGERGPRGLPGESIRGPPGPPGPPGLPGIPGTAIVESSGDDQIFGENYASVGQCGCNSSTLMALLELAPELRGPPGPPGVTGAEGRIGPPGIPGQMGPTGERGPIGPRGEKGDRGDEGPRGPEGITGQKGEPGVDGRPGTAGAPGPPGSPGSSDYGNFEESLLGAYGGGAIGRPGAPGPKGDAGQSGPAGLQGERGFAGAKGERGLPGQSGLKGDRGYPGPKGDRGVKGDRGGPGLDGRPGLPGANGRFGEKGEKGERGSPGPPGPPSIPVTGFTTEDSEFLSSGRVVAGLHGEKGEKGEKGDPGKDGIPGFPGKDGKSGERGDIGPSGMPGMSGPPGAAGLKGERGERGPPGPVSITSGGSDIITVKGEKGDLGPRGRRGRSGPPGPRGLQGPPGVPGPPGKAGDKGENGLPGWMNNKGRPGTFGPPGNTGPKGEKGDPGVNILDVSMFKGEKGDRGDNGFPGPKGIQGPPGPPGIAPKSDVVQYVPGPPGPPGPPGSPGLAIVGPKGEPGISYIEEGPIHGSTKFFGRPVQKSAFDELKALTELKELKEKTKERLGRDNFESRSHHADESSKTVPGASVFRTTEEMMRLASSSPVGALAYVMEEQVLFLKVNTGWQYVLLGSVVSQAAPLTTTHSPVTPPMPAASLVHRGPISNLVDSPVLAPVGPSLRLAALNEPLSGNMHGVRRADYACYRQARRSGLKGTFRAFLTSRIQNLDSTVRYADRHLPVVNIMGEVLFKSFSNIFDGNGGFIAGTPRIYSFSGKNIMMDSNWPQKLIWHGSHASGERALDTFCEEWQNGEPTSRGMAASLYSHKLLSQERYSCNNHFAVLCIEATAHESSRRKRSTFRYNSTQDDEDYLYNAEEYQELLNDIFAQPFRED; translated from the exons GTGGACCAAGAAGAGGGGGATGTTGAGGGGTCGGGGAGGTATGGGACGATTCCGCCATTTCCGCCCCCACCACCCGGACTTAATG GTTATGCCCCAATCTTAAGAGGTGAAAAGGGAGAGAGAGGACCAAGG GGTTTACCCGGAGAATCGATACGCGGACCACCAGGACCTCCAGGACCGCCAGGGCTTCCCGGTATTCCTGGAACAGCTATTGTTGAATCATCAGGAGATGAT CAAATTTTCGGTGAGAACTACGCATCAGTCGGGCAATGTGGCTGCAACAGCAGCACACTAATGGCACTTCTCGAGTTGGCACCGGAACTCCGAGGTCCTCCAGGTCCACCGGGGGTCACTGGAGCAGAAGGGCGCATTGGACCACCTGGCATACCT GGTCAAATGGGGCCAACCGGTGAACGCGGTCCGATTGGTCCTCGGGGCGAAAAGGGTGATAGAGGGGATGAAGGTCCCCGTGGTCCAGAAGGCATAACAGGACAAAAGGGAGAGCCTGGCGTTGATGGAAGACCTGGCACTGCTGGAGCGCCTGGACCACCTGGATCGCCCGGTTCGTCTGACTACGGTAACTTTGAG GAATCACTTTTGGGGGCTTACGGCGGAGGTGCGATTGGCAGACCCGGAGCTCCTGGTCCTAAAGGGGATGCTGGGCAATCAGGGCCCGCTGGACTTCAAGGAGAACGGGGATTTGCTGGAGCTAAGGGCGAAAGAGGTCTTCCGGGCCAAAGTGGTTTAAAAGGCGATCGT GGTTATCCTGGCCCTAAAGGTGACAGAGGAGTAAAAGGTGACCGTGGAGGTCCTGGTTTGGATGGCCGTCCCGGACTTCCGGGGGCAAACGGACGCTTTGGTGAAAAGGGAGAAAAAG gagAACGTGGCTCACCTGGGCCGCCGGGTCCACCATCGATTCCTGTCACAGGTTTTACGACGGAGGATTCAGAATTCCTTTCGTCTG gtCGAGTCGTTGCCGGATTGCATGGAGAGAAAGGCGAAAAG GGTGAAAAGGGTGACCCTGGAAAAGATGGCATACCAGGTTTTCCAGGCAAGGATGGAAAATCAGGAGAACGTGGAGATATTGGCCCTTCAGGAATGCCCGGTATGTCTGGACCCCCGGGTGCTGCAGGTTTAAAAGGAGAAAGGGGAGAGAGAGGCCCACCCGGACCAGTATCAATAACTTCAGGTGGTTCTGACATAATAACAGTCAAG GGCGAAAAGGGGGATCTAGGACCCAGAGGTAGAAGAGGTCGATCTGGACCACCAGGACCTAGAGGACTTCAGGGCCCACCAGGCGTGCCTGGACCTCCGGGAAAAGCCGGAGATAAAGGTGAAAACGGACTTCCTGGATGGATG AATAATAAG GGACGACCGGGTACATTTGGTCCTCCGGGGAACACCGGACCTAAAGGGGAAAAAGGAGACCCAGGCGTGAATATTTTGGATGTCTCAATG ttCAAAGGTGAAAAGGGAGATCGTGGTGACAATGGATTTCCAGGACCCAAGGGAATTCAGGGTCCACCGGGCCCACCAGGCATTGCTCCAAAGTCGGATGTTGTCCAGTACGTGCCGGGTCCACCAGGTCCCCCTGGACCTCCCGGATCACCGGGTCTAGCTATAGTGGGTCCTAAAGGAGAACCCGGAATCAGCTATATAGAAGAAGGTCCTATTCATGGCAGTACGAAGTTCTTCGGCAGACCAG TTCAAAAAAGTGCTTTTGACGAATTGAAAGCTCTAACGGAGTTAAAAGAACTAAAAGAAAAGACTAAAGAACGTCTTG GTCGAGATAATTTCGAGTCAAGAAGTCACCATGCAGATGAATCAAGCAAAACGGTACCAGGTGCGTCCGTATTTCGGACCACTGAAGAGATGATGCGG CTTGCCTCTTCGAGCCCCGTTGGTGCATTGGCCTATGTTATGGAAGAACAAGTTCTGTTCCTCAAAGTGAATACAGGATGGCAATATGTTTTG CTCGGGTCAGTAGTGTCCCAAGCAGCACCGTTGACAACGACGCACTCCCCCGTCACACCCCCAATGCCCGCAGCCAGTCTTGTTCACAGGGGACCAATATCCAATTTAGTTGACTCGCCAGTACTCGCTCCTGTCGGGCCAAGT CTCCGTTTAGCCGCACTAAATGAACCTCTATCAGGTAACATGCATGGCGTACGGCGCGCTGATTACGCGTGTTATCGCCAAGCCAGGCGCTCTGGTTTAAAGGGAACTTTCAGAGCTTTTCTTACGAGCAG GATACAAAATCTAGACTCCACAGTACGTTACGCTGACAGACATTTACCAGTGGTCAATATAATGGGAGAGGTCCTCTTTAAatcattttctaatatttttgatgGAAATGGAGGCTTCATTGCTGGTACTCCACGAATATACAGCTTTAGCGGGAAGAATATTATGATGGATTCAAATtg GCCACAAAAACTAATATGGCACGGCTCCCACGCAAGTGGTGAACGCGCGTTGGACACGTTCTGCGAAGAATGGCAGAATGGAGAGCCCACATCCAGGGGCATGGCTGCGTCATTATATTCACACAAACTGCTCTCTCAGGAAAG GTATTCGTGCAATAATCACTTCGCAGTATTATGTATAGAAGCCACAGCTCACGAAAGCTCTAGAAGAAAAAGAAGTACTTTCAG GTACAATTCAACGCAAGACGACGAGGACTACTTGTACAACGCTGAGGAATATCAAGAGCTACTTAATGATATATTTGCTCAACCATTTAGAGaagattaa
- the LOC125049060 gene encoding collagen alpha-2(IX) chain-like isoform X9 — MGSVWFQVLTLVIIQGAFQELKLFGSPSQAEVQCVNTFEDIGKGGEGDEIYIDNSLVDQEEGDVEGSGRYGTIPPFPPPPPGLNGYAPILRGEKGERGPRGLPGESIRGPPGPPGPPGLPGIPGTAIVESSGDDQIFGENYASVGQCGCNSSTLMALLELAPELRGPPGPPGVTGAEGRIGPPGIPGQMGPTGERGPIGPRGEKGDRGDEGPRGPEGITGQKGEPGVDGRPGTAGAPGPPGSPGSSDYGNFEESLLGAYGGGAIGRPGAPGPKGDAGQSGPAGLQGERGFAGAKGERGLPGQSGLKGDRGYPGPKGDRGVKGDRGGPGLDGRPGLPGANGRFGEKGEKGERGSPGPPGPPSIPVTGFTTEDSEFLSSGRVVAGLHGEKGEKGEKGDPGKDGIPGFPGKDGKSGERGDIGPSGMPGMSGPPGAAGLKGERGERGPPGPVSITSGGSDIITVKGEKGDLGPRGRRGRSGPPGPRGLQGPPGVPGPPGKAGDKGENGLPGWMGRPGTFGPPGNTGPKGEKGDPGVNILDVSMFKGEKGDRGDNGFPGPKGIQGPPGPPGIAPKSDVVQYVPGPPGPPGPPGSPGLAIVGPKGEPGISYIEEGPIHGSTKFFGRPVQKSAFDELKALTELKELKEKTKERLGRDNFESRSHHADESSKTVPGASVFRTTEEMMRLASSSPVGALAYVMEEQVLFLKVNTGWQYVLLGSVVSQAAPLTTTHSPVTPPMPAASLVHRGPISNLVDSPVLAPVGPSLRLAALNEPLSGNMHGVRRADYACYRQARRSGLKGTFRAFLTSRIQNLDSTVRYADRHLPVVNIMGEVLFKSFSNIFDGNGGFIAGTPRIYSFSGKNIMMDSNWPQKLIWHGSHASGERALDTFCEEWQNGEPTSRGMAASLYSHKLLSQERYSCNNHFAVLCIEATAHESSRRKRSTFRYNSTQDDEDYLYNAEEYQELLNDIFAQPFRED, encoded by the exons GTGGACCAAGAAGAGGGGGATGTTGAGGGGTCGGGGAGGTATGGGACGATTCCGCCATTTCCGCCCCCACCACCCGGACTTAATG GTTATGCCCCAATCTTAAGAGGTGAAAAGGGAGAGAGAGGACCAAGG GGTTTACCCGGAGAATCGATACGCGGACCACCAGGACCTCCAGGACCGCCAGGGCTTCCCGGTATTCCTGGAACAGCTATTGTTGAATCATCAGGAGATGAT CAAATTTTCGGTGAGAACTACGCATCAGTCGGGCAATGTGGCTGCAACAGCAGCACACTAATGGCACTTCTCGAGTTGGCACCGGAACTCCGAGGTCCTCCAGGTCCACCGGGGGTCACTGGAGCAGAAGGGCGCATTGGACCACCTGGCATACCT GGTCAAATGGGGCCAACCGGTGAACGCGGTCCGATTGGTCCTCGGGGCGAAAAGGGTGATAGAGGGGATGAAGGTCCCCGTGGTCCAGAAGGCATAACAGGACAAAAGGGAGAGCCTGGCGTTGATGGAAGACCTGGCACTGCTGGAGCGCCTGGACCACCTGGATCGCCCGGTTCGTCTGACTACGGTAACTTTGAG GAATCACTTTTGGGGGCTTACGGCGGAGGTGCGATTGGCAGACCCGGAGCTCCTGGTCCTAAAGGGGATGCTGGGCAATCAGGGCCCGCTGGACTTCAAGGAGAACGGGGATTTGCTGGAGCTAAGGGCGAAAGAGGTCTTCCGGGCCAAAGTGGTTTAAAAGGCGATCGT GGTTATCCTGGCCCTAAAGGTGACAGAGGAGTAAAAGGTGACCGTGGAGGTCCTGGTTTGGATGGCCGTCCCGGACTTCCGGGGGCAAACGGACGCTTTGGTGAAAAGGGAGAAAAAG gagAACGTGGCTCACCTGGGCCGCCGGGTCCACCATCGATTCCTGTCACAGGTTTTACGACGGAGGATTCAGAATTCCTTTCGTCTG gtCGAGTCGTTGCCGGATTGCATGGAGAGAAAGGCGAAAAG GGTGAAAAGGGTGACCCTGGAAAAGATGGCATACCAGGTTTTCCAGGCAAGGATGGAAAATCAGGAGAACGTGGAGATATTGGCCCTTCAGGAATGCCCGGTATGTCTGGACCCCCGGGTGCTGCAGGTTTAAAAGGAGAAAGGGGAGAGAGAGGCCCACCCGGACCAGTATCAATAACTTCAGGTGGTTCTGACATAATAACAGTCAAG GGCGAAAAGGGGGATCTAGGACCCAGAGGTAGAAGAGGTCGATCTGGACCACCAGGACCTAGAGGACTTCAGGGCCCACCAGGCGTGCCTGGACCTCCGGGAAAAGCCGGAGATAAAGGTGAAAACGGACTTCCTGGATGGATG GGACGACCGGGTACATTTGGTCCTCCGGGGAACACCGGACCTAAAGGGGAAAAAGGAGACCCAGGCGTGAATATTTTGGATGTCTCAATG ttCAAAGGTGAAAAGGGAGATCGTGGTGACAATGGATTTCCAGGACCCAAGGGAATTCAGGGTCCACCGGGCCCACCAGGCATTGCTCCAAAGTCGGATGTTGTCCAGTACGTGCCGGGTCCACCAGGTCCCCCTGGACCTCCCGGATCACCGGGTCTAGCTATAGTGGGTCCTAAAGGAGAACCCGGAATCAGCTATATAGAAGAAGGTCCTATTCATGGCAGTACGAAGTTCTTCGGCAGACCAG TTCAAAAAAGTGCTTTTGACGAATTGAAAGCTCTAACGGAGTTAAAAGAACTAAAAGAAAAGACTAAAGAACGTCTTG GTCGAGATAATTTCGAGTCAAGAAGTCACCATGCAGATGAATCAAGCAAAACGGTACCAGGTGCGTCCGTATTTCGGACCACTGAAGAGATGATGCGG CTTGCCTCTTCGAGCCCCGTTGGTGCATTGGCCTATGTTATGGAAGAACAAGTTCTGTTCCTCAAAGTGAATACAGGATGGCAATATGTTTTG CTCGGGTCAGTAGTGTCCCAAGCAGCACCGTTGACAACGACGCACTCCCCCGTCACACCCCCAATGCCCGCAGCCAGTCTTGTTCACAGGGGACCAATATCCAATTTAGTTGACTCGCCAGTACTCGCTCCTGTCGGGCCAAGT CTCCGTTTAGCCGCACTAAATGAACCTCTATCAGGTAACATGCATGGCGTACGGCGCGCTGATTACGCGTGTTATCGCCAAGCCAGGCGCTCTGGTTTAAAGGGAACTTTCAGAGCTTTTCTTACGAGCAG GATACAAAATCTAGACTCCACAGTACGTTACGCTGACAGACATTTACCAGTGGTCAATATAATGGGAGAGGTCCTCTTTAAatcattttctaatatttttgatgGAAATGGAGGCTTCATTGCTGGTACTCCACGAATATACAGCTTTAGCGGGAAGAATATTATGATGGATTCAAATtg GCCACAAAAACTAATATGGCACGGCTCCCACGCAAGTGGTGAACGCGCGTTGGACACGTTCTGCGAAGAATGGCAGAATGGAGAGCCCACATCCAGGGGCATGGCTGCGTCATTATATTCACACAAACTGCTCTCTCAGGAAAG GTATTCGTGCAATAATCACTTCGCAGTATTATGTATAGAAGCCACAGCTCACGAAAGCTCTAGAAGAAAAAGAAGTACTTTCAG GTACAATTCAACGCAAGACGACGAGGACTACTTGTACAACGCTGAGGAATATCAAGAGCTACTTAATGATATATTTGCTCAACCATTTAGAGaagattaa